Proteins found in one Rhodobacteraceae bacterium D3-12 genomic segment:
- a CDS encoding hemin-degrading factor, translating into MSEAQLVAADVGETVTRITGDLDRIMPALKQLGKVMALTRNESCVIEKVGVYDNFTPGQHAGLIVNGEIDLRMFPGQWVHGFAIEQETERGMRRTIQVFDAAGDAVHKVFLRERSNADAWPGVVAELKIEDQSNTLEVTPRKPVEAAKADADKADKLRSEWDKLTDTHQFLMLVRRLKMNRLGAYRIAGEPYARRLETDVIQKLLYKAAESETAIMVFVGNAGCIEIHTGPIKKVVEMGPWINVLDPGFDMHLRMDHVAEVYAVTKATRRGDAISIEAFDADGGLIAQFFGVLAEPEQAQKWNEMIAGFDTMVEAATV; encoded by the coding sequence ATCTCTGAGGCACAGCTTGTAGCAGCAGATGTCGGCGAGACGGTCACCCGGATCACTGGCGATCTGGACCGGATCATGCCGGCGCTGAAGCAACTGGGAAAAGTCATGGCCCTGACGCGCAACGAAAGCTGCGTGATCGAGAAAGTGGGGGTCTATGACAACTTCACGCCGGGCCAGCACGCGGGCCTGATCGTTAACGGAGAAATCGACCTCAGAATGTTTCCGGGGCAATGGGTGCATGGGTTCGCAATTGAGCAAGAAACCGAACGCGGAATGCGCCGCACCATACAGGTGTTCGATGCGGCAGGGGATGCGGTGCACAAGGTGTTTCTGCGCGAAAGGTCGAACGCTGACGCGTGGCCCGGAGTCGTTGCCGAGCTCAAGATCGAGGATCAATCGAATACGTTGGAAGTGACCCCGCGCAAGCCGGTTGAAGCGGCCAAGGCGGATGCGGACAAAGCCGACAAGTTGCGTAGTGAGTGGGACAAGCTCACGGACACCCATCAGTTTTTGATGTTGGTTCGGCGCCTCAAGATGAACCGCCTTGGTGCCTATCGGATTGCTGGGGAACCCTATGCGCGGCGGCTGGAAACCGATGTGATCCAAAAGTTGCTATATAAAGCGGCCGAGAGCGAAACCGCGATCATGGTGTTTGTCGGCAACGCGGGGTGCATCGAAATACACACCGGCCCGATCAAGAAAGTTGTCGAGATGGGGCCATGGATCAACGTGCTGGACCCCGGTTTTGATATGCATTTGCGCATGGATCATGTCGCAGAGGTTTACGCCGTGACCAAGGCCACACGCCGAGGCGATGCAATTTCGATCGAAGCCTTCGACGCCGATGGCGGCTTGATCGCACAGTTCTTTGGGGTGCTGGCCGAGCCGGAACAGGCGCAGAAGTGGAACGAGATGATTGCGGGTTTCGACACGATGGTTGAGGCAGCAACGGTATGA
- a CDS encoding TonB-dependent receptor, which produces MTCRHPSFRHLSAVSVLAFGATLWSGPAFAQGSEPVYSLDEIVMVGTGLPTQVRDNPASVSVLGEAEINCVPPSSVATILSEVPGVKVTESGDQRITIRGEDSRRVAIMIDGQQLTDHTGYGTPILIDPFSIERIEVVRGPSSVVSGNRAIGGVVNIITKRGADKPIEVTTSTGYFSATDGWRASLGIAGQIGDFDYRLSYSKTEQGNVKTPDGTLDRSARSDQGMLVHLGYRKENHYFGFRAQDFDMSAEVYTGDPNFFIDLPKRDLTKYGLFYEGTDLTPWLTSLKADAYTQTVNRQFNNLISIPMGPGAVMSIQSDSVDEQITSGFHVTAELQFSPGHRTVVGLEYEDDRQKANKYSLTVSPFGPPSGPTVRVTDASIRTMSVFAQHEIKFSDKLIGTFGARYYKVDSVLNNSTVNGVANALSSNSDSRLLGSAGLVYKLKDDLTLRGNISQGYNYPTLGELFLETTAGGAGVILGNPNLRPETSTTFELGARYERGVILDATLFYTDAENYIASLPTGTSGVLQYQNVATARTWGAELTAEFAPMTAMELRPYVNAAYTQRSFTYANGYSTRDTGTPEWAATIGLRKDWTRGQYDGTLDLFIKGETKAVYRDDSGAIPTDGLANAYATLNLRGSVNLSKKAAVSFEVGNILNKSYRPYGQYAGAGRNVSVFLTTRF; this is translated from the coding sequence ATGACTTGCCGCCACCCTTCCTTTCGACATCTTTCCGCTGTTTCCGTTCTGGCGTTTGGGGCCACGCTTTGGTCCGGTCCTGCTTTTGCGCAGGGCAGCGAGCCGGTCTATTCGCTGGACGAGATTGTGATGGTGGGCACCGGGTTGCCGACGCAGGTGCGCGATAACCCGGCATCGGTGAGCGTTTTGGGCGAAGCCGAAATCAATTGTGTGCCGCCAAGTTCGGTGGCAACGATCTTGTCCGAGGTTCCGGGCGTTAAGGTCACCGAAAGCGGCGACCAACGGATTACAATTCGTGGCGAAGACTCGCGCCGGGTGGCGATCATGATCGACGGGCAGCAGCTTACCGATCACACGGGCTATGGCACGCCGATCCTGATCGACCCGTTCAGCATCGAGCGGATCGAAGTGGTGCGCGGGCCGTCGTCGGTGGTGTCAGGCAATCGCGCTATCGGTGGTGTGGTTAACATCATCACCAAGCGCGGCGCGGATAAGCCCATCGAGGTCACAACCAGCACCGGATACTTTTCGGCCACGGATGGTTGGCGCGCATCGCTGGGGATCGCCGGGCAGATCGGTGATTTTGACTACCGGTTGTCATACTCCAAGACAGAGCAAGGCAATGTGAAAACGCCGGATGGCACGCTGGACCGCTCGGCGCGCAGCGACCAAGGGATGCTGGTGCATCTCGGTTATCGCAAGGAAAACCACTACTTCGGGTTCCGGGCGCAGGATTTCGACATGTCAGCCGAGGTCTACACAGGTGATCCTAATTTCTTTATCGACCTGCCCAAACGGGATCTGACAAAGTATGGCCTGTTTTATGAAGGCACCGACCTAACGCCGTGGCTGACCAGTCTAAAAGCGGATGCATATACCCAGACCGTTAACCGGCAATTCAACAACCTGATTTCCATTCCGATGGGGCCGGGGGCGGTGATGTCCATACAATCGGATAGCGTCGACGAGCAGATCACCTCGGGCTTTCACGTCACGGCCGAGCTGCAGTTTTCGCCGGGGCATCGCACCGTGGTTGGTTTGGAATATGAAGACGACCGCCAGAAAGCCAATAAATATTCGCTGACCGTATCGCCCTTTGGCCCTCCAAGTGGTCCGACGGTTCGCGTGACGGATGCGTCGATCCGTACGATGTCGGTTTTTGCCCAGCATGAGATCAAGTTCAGCGACAAGCTTATCGGGACCTTCGGTGCGCGTTACTACAAGGTGGACAGTGTGCTCAATAACTCAACTGTCAACGGCGTGGCGAATGCACTGTCATCTAATTCCGACAGCCGGCTGCTCGGTTCGGCTGGCTTGGTCTATAAGCTCAAAGACGATCTGACTCTGCGTGGTAATATCAGCCAAGGCTATAACTATCCCACATTGGGCGAGCTCTTCCTTGAAACCACGGCGGGTGGGGCCGGTGTGATTTTGGGCAACCCGAACCTGCGGCCTGAAACCTCGACCACCTTCGAATTGGGCGCACGCTATGAGCGCGGTGTTATTCTGGATGCGACGCTGTTTTATACAGATGCTGAAAACTATATTGCCTCGCTGCCTACGGGCACGTCGGGTGTGCTGCAGTACCAAAACGTAGCAACCGCCCGCACGTGGGGGGCTGAGTTGACGGCTGAGTTTGCGCCGATGACGGCGATGGAATTACGCCCATATGTCAACGCGGCCTATACGCAACGCAGCTTTACATACGCCAATGGCTATTCGACCCGCGACACCGGCACGCCAGAATGGGCGGCGACAATCGGTTTGCGCAAGGATTGGACGCGCGGACAGTATGACGGCACGCTTGATCTGTTTATCAAGGGCGAGACCAAGGCGGTTTACCGCGACGACAGCGGCGCAATCCCGACGGATGGCTTGGCCAATGCCTATGCCACGCTGAATCTGCGCGGTTCGGTGAACCTGAGCAAGAAGGCGGCGGTTTCGTTCGAGGTGGGTAATATCCTGAACAAATCCTATCGACCTTATGGCCAATATGCCGGGGCGGGGCGGAATGTGAGCGTGTTCCTGACCACGCGGTTCTAG
- a CDS encoding VOC family protein — translation MTEAHDILAIPILLSPDIGVTAAYASDLGFETESFGNYLILRGYGIELHYSYTARSDVCSETSCYIRGGGVLALHAALKARKAQRLSEIVSRPWGMTEFYLHDPHGNLLKFGMSTDELPEGADFPTG, via the coding sequence TTGACTGAAGCGCATGACATTCTGGCAATTCCGATTCTTCTATCACCGGACATCGGGGTGACGGCTGCTTATGCCAGCGATCTTGGGTTTGAGACGGAATCCTTTGGTAATTATCTGATCCTGCGTGGTTATGGGATTGAGCTGCATTATTCTTACACGGCGCGCTCTGATGTCTGTTCCGAAACCAGTTGCTATATCCGTGGCGGTGGCGTTCTGGCGCTGCACGCTGCGTTGAAGGCCCGAAAAGCACAGCGGTTGTCCGAGATCGTGAGCCGCCCTTGGGGGATGACCGAATTCTACTTGCATGATCCTCATGGCAACCTTCTCAAATTCGGGATGAGCACGGACGAACTCCCGGAAGGTGCTGATTTTCCAACAGGATAG
- the sulP gene encoding sulfate permease, whose amino-acid sequence MLRRYFPILDWGRRYDRAALTNDLVAAVIVTIMLIPQSLAYALLAGLPPEAGIYASIAPILLYAVFGTSRALAVGPVAVVSLLTASAVGNVAEQGTAGYAVAALTLAGLSGGFLLALGIFRLGFLANFLSHPVIAGFITASGILIATSQLKHILGVEAGGHTLIEMLGSIFARLGEVNLITLVIGIMATAFLFWVRKGLKPVLVNMGAGPLLADIVTKAGPVAAVVVTTLAVWAFGLGGRGVAIVGEVPQALPPLTLPGGAPELIQQLAIPAILISIIGFVESISVAQTLAAKKRQRIDPDQELIGLGAANLGAAFTGGYPVTGGFSRSVVNFDAGAETPAAGAFTAIGLAIAALALTPLIYYLPKATLAATIVVAVLSLVDFSILKKTWGYSRADFAAVAATILLTLTAGVEFGVASGVVLSIALHLYKTSKPHVAEVGLVPGTNHFRNINRHDVETDTAVLTLRVDESLYFVNARFLEDLVQDRVAQRPTLKHVILMCSAVNEIDYSALESLEAINLRLTDLGVGLHLSEVKGPVMDRLKTTHFLEQLNGRVFLSQYDAWNALASNKASATAAQ is encoded by the coding sequence ATGCTGCGCCGTTACTTTCCGATCCTCGACTGGGGCCGCCGTTATGACCGGGCGGCCCTGACCAATGACCTTGTTGCGGCTGTGATTGTGACGATCATGCTTATTCCGCAATCATTGGCCTACGCCTTGCTTGCCGGATTGCCGCCCGAGGCGGGGATCTACGCGTCGATCGCGCCGATTTTGCTCTATGCGGTGTTTGGCACCTCACGGGCTCTTGCCGTCGGGCCAGTGGCCGTTGTGTCGTTGCTGACGGCCTCTGCGGTTGGCAATGTGGCCGAGCAGGGCACGGCGGGCTATGCGGTGGCGGCGTTGACGCTGGCGGGGCTTTCGGGCGGGTTTCTCTTGGCGTTGGGCATCTTCCGCTTGGGGTTTTTGGCAAATTTCCTGAGCCATCCAGTGATCGCGGGATTTATCACCGCGTCTGGAATCTTGATCGCAACGAGCCAGCTTAAGCACATTCTGGGGGTTGAAGCGGGTGGACACACGCTGATTGAGATGCTCGGCAGCATTTTCGCCCGATTGGGCGAGGTAAATCTCATCACGCTGGTTATCGGCATCATGGCGACGGCTTTTTTGTTTTGGGTCCGAAAAGGGTTGAAGCCGGTTTTGGTGAACATGGGGGCCGGACCGCTCTTAGCCGATATCGTGACCAAGGCCGGGCCGGTGGCGGCGGTTGTTGTCACGACACTTGCGGTCTGGGCTTTTGGATTGGGCGGGCGCGGTGTTGCGATTGTGGGCGAGGTGCCGCAAGCTTTGCCGCCGTTGACCTTGCCGGGCGGCGCGCCAGAGTTGATCCAACAGTTGGCGATCCCCGCGATCCTGATCTCGATTATCGGCTTTGTTGAATCTATTTCCGTCGCACAGACGCTGGCCGCGAAAAAGCGCCAACGCATTGACCCCGACCAAGAGCTTATCGGGCTGGGCGCCGCGAACCTTGGTGCGGCCTTTACCGGCGGCTATCCGGTCACGGGCGGTTTCTCGCGCTCGGTTGTGAACTTTGACGCGGGCGCCGAGACACCGGCGGCAGGCGCATTTACCGCGATTGGGCTTGCCATCGCAGCCCTCGCGCTCACTCCGCTGATTTACTACCTGCCCAAGGCGACCTTGGCCGCGACCATCGTCGTTGCTGTGCTTAGTCTTGTTGATTTCTCGATCTTGAAAAAAACCTGGGGCTATTCTCGTGCCGATTTTGCCGCTGTCGCCGCGACGATCCTGCTAACCCTGACGGCGGGGGTTGAGTTTGGCGTGGCGTCAGGCGTTGTTTTGTCCATCGCTCTGCACCTCTACAAGACATCCAAGCCCCATGTGGCCGAGGTTGGGCTCGTGCCGGGGACGAACCATTTTCGCAATATCAACCGGCATGATGTCGAGACTGACACTGCGGTTCTTACCCTGCGTGTGGACGAAAGCCTCTACTTTGTGAACGCCCGGTTTCTCGAAGATCTAGTGCAAGACCGCGTTGCCCAGAGGCCAACTTTGAAACACGTGATTCTGATGTGTTCGGCGGTGAATGAAATCGACTATTCCGCGCTTGAAAGTCTTGAGGCAATCAATCTCAGGCTGACAGATCTAGGTGTTGGGCTGCATCTATCAGAGGTAAAGGGGCCGGTGATGGATCGTCTCAAAACCACACATTTTCTTGAGCAATTAAACGGGCGCGTATTCCTGTCACAATACGACGCATGGAACGCATTGGCGTCAAACAAGGCGTCTGCGACCGCCGCGCAATAG
- a CDS encoding heme ABC transporter ATP-binding protein, translating into MMVNAEKISVSYGPREILHSVAFTALAGEVSAIVGPNGSGKTTLLKALTGEVPYGGTVALNGRNIAGAKPWELAAVRAVLPQATPLAFPFTVVEVVRLGLSRGVSAGSDRLISAALGRVGLTGFEGRFYQELSGGEQQRVQLARVLAQVWTPVENGSPRWLFLDEPVSALDIAHQLQVMQIAREFADGGGGVVTVMHDLNLTAMFADNVALIGEGRVICQGAPEVVLRDDLLSRAYRCDVHVNTTPAKGTYILPHAARMVAE; encoded by the coding sequence ATGATGGTGAACGCAGAAAAAATCAGTGTCAGCTACGGTCCGCGCGAGATCTTGCACAGCGTAGCCTTCACCGCGCTGGCCGGTGAGGTGAGCGCGATTGTCGGGCCGAACGGATCGGGCAAAACGACGCTTTTGAAGGCGCTGACAGGCGAGGTTCCCTATGGCGGCACGGTTGCCCTGAACGGGCGCAATATTGCCGGAGCGAAGCCGTGGGAGTTGGCTGCGGTGCGGGCCGTGTTGCCACAGGCAACGCCGTTGGCATTTCCGTTCACCGTGGTTGAGGTGGTGCGCCTTGGCCTGTCGCGTGGCGTCTCAGCGGGCAGCGATAGGCTTATCTCGGCTGCGCTCGGACGCGTGGGGCTTACCGGCTTTGAAGGGCGGTTTTATCAGGAACTGTCGGGGGGTGAGCAGCAGCGCGTTCAACTGGCGCGGGTTCTGGCGCAGGTCTGGACCCCGGTTGAAAACGGCAGCCCACGCTGGCTGTTCCTTGATGAGCCGGTGTCGGCGCTGGATATTGCCCATCAGCTTCAGGTGATGCAGATCGCACGAGAGTTCGCCGATGGTGGAGGCGGGGTCGTGACGGTGATGCACGATCTGAACCTGACGGCGATGTTTGCCGATAACGTCGCATTGATCGGCGAGGGGCGGGTGATTTGTCAGGGCGCGCCGGAAGTGGTGCTGCGCGACGATTTACTAAGCCGGGCCTATCGCTGTGACGTGCACGTGAACACCACGCCGGCAAAGGGCACCTATATTCTACCCCACGCAGCACGTATGGTGGCTGAGTAG
- a CDS encoding ABC transporter substrate-binding protein, producing MRRVHPFFWLQASLCLLLGAIIVTSARADVQAQRIVSVGGAITEIVYALGQEDRLVARDTTSNYPPAALELPDVGYIRRLSPEGVLSVNPDLLILQEGAGPVEAMDLLRATGVAMVEVPEGYDAEAVLTKVTVVANALGVPEKGAALVEDLRKEFLAAGQDVSGLQDRKVLFVLSMAGGRVMVGGQNSSASGIIAMAGASNAATGFDGYKPMSDEAIAQSGADVILMMASSGPRGASDEQLFQHPAIAATPAGQNKAVVRMDGMKLLGFSVRTAEAVRALSKALRDAGS from the coding sequence ATGAGGCGCGTTCATCCGTTTTTCTGGCTTCAGGCGAGCCTGTGCCTTCTTCTTGGGGCAATCATTGTCACCTCAGCCCGCGCCGATGTGCAGGCGCAGCGCATCGTTTCCGTCGGCGGAGCGATCACTGAGATCGTCTATGCACTGGGGCAGGAAGACCGCCTGGTGGCACGTGATACCACGTCGAATTACCCGCCTGCGGCGCTCGAGCTACCTGATGTTGGCTATATCCGTCGGCTGTCGCCGGAGGGGGTCTTGTCGGTCAATCCCGATCTGTTGATCCTGCAAGAAGGTGCCGGCCCTGTCGAGGCGATGGACCTTTTGCGGGCGACCGGGGTTGCCATGGTCGAAGTTCCCGAAGGTTATGACGCCGAGGCGGTTCTGACCAAGGTGACTGTCGTGGCCAACGCTCTGGGCGTTCCTGAAAAAGGCGCGGCGCTTGTCGAAGACCTGCGAAAAGAGTTTCTGGCGGCCGGTCAGGATGTCAGTGGCTTGCAAGATCGCAAGGTATTGTTTGTGCTGAGCATGGCGGGTGGGCGCGTTATGGTCGGTGGGCAGAACTCGTCTGCGAGCGGAATAATCGCGATGGCCGGCGCCAGCAATGCGGCCACCGGGTTTGATGGCTACAAACCGATGAGCGACGAGGCCATCGCCCAAAGCGGCGCGGATGTGATCCTGATGATGGCCAGCTCGGGCCCGCGCGGTGCCAGCGATGAACAGTTGTTCCAGCATCCGGCGATTGCGGCCACACCCGCAGGTCAGAACAAAGCCGTGGTGCGGATGGACGGGATGAAGCTGCTGGGCTTTTCGGTGCGCACAGCCGAAGCCGTGCGTGCGCTGTCGAAGGCACTGCGCGACGCGGGAAGCTGA
- a CDS encoding iron ABC transporter permease, with translation MSSLTHDISGAVLAGDRRHKARALAIWLVVVLFFSVLLSLGVGATNVSLWDAAQSMVTAQELSARDKIILYDIRLPRTAMGVLVGAALAVSGAVMQGVFRNPLADPGLVGVSAGAGLGAIAAIVLGGTLPVALAEALGYYVVPVAAFLGAWCSTLVLYRISTRRGRTSVATMLLAGIALGALAGAVSGALTYIADDAQLRTLTFWSMGSLGGATWGKLLTAAPLIILALAVSPFLAHGLNGLALGEAAAAHIGIPVQRLKNTAILMVAGATGAAVAVSGGIGFVGIVVPHLLRLIVGPDHKYLLVNSALLGAALLLCADVISRIVIAPAELPIGIVTATLGGPFFLWILLRQRGLVDM, from the coding sequence ATGAGCAGCCTGACCCATGATATCTCTGGCGCAGTCCTTGCTGGTGACCGTCGGCACAAGGCGCGTGCGCTTGCAATTTGGCTTGTGGTCGTGCTGTTTTTTTCGGTCTTGTTGAGCCTTGGAGTCGGGGCAACGAACGTATCGCTTTGGGATGCGGCACAGAGCATGGTGACCGCGCAAGAATTGTCGGCGCGCGATAAGATAATCCTCTATGATATCCGCCTTCCGCGCACAGCGATGGGTGTGCTGGTAGGGGCGGCGCTGGCCGTGTCGGGCGCCGTGATGCAGGGGGTGTTTCGCAATCCGCTGGCCGACCCCGGACTTGTCGGGGTGAGTGCCGGAGCGGGCTTGGGCGCGATCGCGGCGATTGTTCTGGGTGGCACGCTTCCGGTGGCTTTGGCCGAGGCTTTGGGATATTACGTCGTCCCGGTAGCGGCGTTTTTAGGGGCGTGGTGTTCGACGCTTGTGCTCTACCGGATTTCGACCCGACGGGGGCGCACGTCGGTTGCCACCATGCTGCTTGCGGGGATCGCATTGGGCGCGCTGGCCGGGGCGGTGTCGGGCGCGCTGACCTATATCGCGGATGATGCGCAGCTCAGGACGCTAACTTTCTGGAGCATGGGCTCGCTTGGCGGGGCGACTTGGGGCAAGCTCTTGACGGCGGCACCGCTGATTATTCTGGCGTTGGCTGTGTCACCATTCTTGGCGCACGGGCTAAATGGCCTCGCTCTGGGCGAGGCGGCGGCGGCACATATCGGCATTCCAGTTCAGCGTCTCAAGAACACCGCGATTTTGATGGTTGCCGGGGCGACCGGTGCTGCGGTCGCTGTCAGCGGTGGCATTGGTTTTGTCGGCATTGTTGTGCCGCACCTGCTGCGCCTGATCGTGGGACCGGATCACAAGTATCTCTTGGTGAATTCCGCTTTGCTTGGCGCCGCGCTATTGCTGTGCGCCGATGTCATCAGCCGGATTGTGATCGCACCAGCGGAACTGCCTATTGGGATTGTCACTGCAACGCTGGGTGGGCCTTTTTTCCTTTGGATTCTGCTACGGCAACGCGGATTGGTGGATATGTGA